From Hermetia illucens chromosome 6, iHerIll2.2.curated.20191125, whole genome shotgun sequence, one genomic window encodes:
- the LOC119660469 gene encoding GTP-binding protein Di-Ras2: protein MGDFERIRLVILGGAGVGKSCVLKRFLFKTYSDKYRATVEDLYNREYDLGGVTLKVDILDTSGDMQFPAMRRLSIATAHAFLLVYATTSAPSFACVKQCFEEIREQRADFQDIPIVIAGNKSDLAQTHREVRLEEVSDWVYCELPRLRAKVMECSAKDDYNVTELFKTLLSLSRFLPVGNNENTSGLKRRSSAYVSATSKGKARIGSPSISTTSNTSVLTSTSAIADPTASGESRLKPRSRSLIRRSSRKAKQQIQNAPTDDCNVQ, encoded by the exons ATGGGCGATTTCGAGAGAATTCGTTTAGTAATCCTTGGAGGCGCCGGTGTAGGAAAAAGTTGTGTTCTTAAACGTTTTCTCTTCAAAACAtactctgataagtatcgagcAACAGTGGAGGACCTTTACAACAGAGAATACGATCTAGGCGGAGTGACCCTTAAG GTCGATATTTTAGACACTTCTGGGGATATGCAATTTCCTGCAATGCGACGCCTTTCAATAGCAACTGCTCACGCATTCCTACTCGTCTATGCAACGACATCGGCTCCAAGCTTCGCCTGCGTGAAACAATGCTTTGAAGAAATTCGGGAACAACGTGCAGATTTTCAG GACATTCCAATCGTCATAGCAGGCAACAAATCGGATTTAGCCCAAACCCATCGTGAAGTTCGACTTGAGGAAGTATCAGATTGGGTATATTGCGAGCTACCCAGACTCAG GGCAAAGGTTATGGAGTGTTCGGCTAAGGATGATTACAATGTGACAGAATTATTCAAAACTCTACTGTCGCTGTCAAGATTCTTACCTGTAGGTAATAACGAAAATACATCTGGATTAAAACGTAGATCATCAGCATACGTCAGTGCAACTAGTAAAG GAAAAGCAAGAATTGGAAGTCCGTCAATATCCACTACTAGCAACACTTCAGTGTTAACGTCAACCTCGGCAATAGCAGACCCAACAGCCAGTGGAGAATCAAGATTGAAACCCCGATCGAG ATCTCTTATACGAAGATCATCGCGCAAAGCAAAGCAACAAATTCAAAATGCACCAACAGATGATTGCAACGTGCAGTAG